TCGCCGCACGGCCGGATCCGTTCTGCGCCATGGAGTCCAGCTGGCTGCAGCACATGGAGGCCGCACACCGCGACGTGGTCGACCGGCTGGCCACCCGGCTGCCCGTGGCCCTGCGCCAGGGCCGGGTGCGCCCGCTCGGCCTGGACCGCTACGGCGTGCAGTTGCGGGTCGAGAACGACAACGGCGACCACGACGTGCGGCTGCCGTTCCCCACGCCCGTCGACGACGTTCCCGGGCTGAGCAAGGCGATCCGGGTGCTCATGGGTTGCCCGTTCCTCAACGGGCTGCGCGCCCGCCGCATCTGACGTCCGCCGCCGCGGCGGCTACGGTGTCTTCGGTGACCGGCCCTCTCGAGCACCGCGAGCACAGCGAGCACCGCCAACCGTCGCGCCGCACGATCAAGATCGAGATCGTCGTCGTGCTGGCGGTGACGTTCGGGCTCAGCGCGTACACGGCGCTGCTGCGGCTGATCGAGGCCGTCCTGCTCGGCCTGTCCGGCAGGACGGTCGCACTCAACCCGCGCCGGTCCCCGTTCGATCTCATCGACCTCGGTCTGCACCTGGCCGGGGTGTTCAACCTGCTGGCCTGGGGTGCGCTGGCGCTGTACATGTTGTGGCGCAGCGGTATCGGACCCAAGGCCATCGGCCTCGGCCGTCCGCAGGCCCGCGCCGACGGTCTCGGCGGCCTCGCCCTCGCCGCGCTCATCGGTCTGCCCGGGCTCGGGTTCTATGTCGTGGCCCGGATCCTCGGGCTCAGCGCCGACGTGGAACCGGCCGAGCTGTACGACACGTGGTGGCGCATCCCGGTCCTCCTCGGCTCGGCGTTTGCCAACGGGTGGGCCGAGGAGATCATCGTCGTCGGGTTCCTGCTCACGCGGCTGCGCCAACTCGACGTCAGCCCCACCCGTGCACTGGTGATCTCCAGCCTGCTGCGCGGGGCCTACCACCTCTACCAGGGCTACAGCGCGGGCCTCGGCAACCTCGTCATGGGCCTGGTGTTCGGCTACACCTGGCAGCGCACCGGGCGG
This region of Mycolicibacterium goodii genomic DNA includes:
- a CDS encoding CPBP family intramembrane glutamic endopeptidase, which produces MTGPLEHREHSEHRQPSRRTIKIEIVVVLAVTFGLSAYTALLRLIEAVLLGLSGRTVALNPRRSPFDLIDLGLHLAGVFNLLAWGALALYMLWRSGIGPKAIGLGRPQARADGLGGLALAALIGLPGLGFYVVARILGLSADVEPAELYDTWWRIPVLLGSAFANGWAEEIIVVGFLLTRLRQLDVSPTRALVISSLLRGAYHLYQGYSAGLGNLVMGLVFGYTWQRTGRLWPLIVAHTLIDAVAFVGYALLAHHLDWLR